In the genome of Ignavibacteriales bacterium, one region contains:
- a CDS encoding DUF2971 domain-containing protein, protein MELIQLPEFIYKYISWDKDYHRRILKENEIFFSSVKNFNDPFDSTIPLRYDIGSNEQIFNLFVKLIRKDNPNLTEDEVRRIARNEINYDDVRGKNRIQNTNDNQREIIATKYGIFSASYRFDSILMWSHYANLHKGLCVRFNCKKFKEYIEKECPKDDCVIVWDKTEYKNDYPILNPFELSDYDLIMKSLLIKSAVWTYEEEIRFILFTDANKVLSLPNGIIDEIILGCRIQKDCRKEIIELAKEKNIQITQAYRKENSFGIGFIKVNV, encoded by the coding sequence ATGGAATTAATTCAATTACCAGAATTTATTTATAAATATATTTCCTGGGATAAAGATTATCATAGAAGAATATTAAAAGAAAATGAAATATTTTTTTCTTCAGTTAAAAATTTTAATGACCCTTTTGATTCAACTATTCCATTAAGATATGATATTGGTTCAAATGAACAAATATTCAATCTATTTGTTAAACTTATTCGAAAAGACAATCCAAATTTGACTGAAGATGAAGTAAGGCGAATTGCCAGAAATGAAATAAATTACGATGATGTGCGCGGAAAGAACCGGATACAAAACACAAATGATAATCAAAGAGAAATAATAGCAACAAAATATGGGATTTTTTCAGCCAGTTATAGATTCGATAGCATTTTAATGTGGTCACATTATGCTAATTTACACAAAGGACTTTGCGTCAGATTTAACTGTAAAAAATTTAAAGAGTATATAGAAAAAGAGTGTCCTAAAGACGATTGTGTAATTGTTTGGGATAAAACTGAATATAAGAATGACTATCCAATATTAAATCCATTTGAATTATCTGATTATGATTTAATAATGAAATCTCTTTTAATAAAATCTGCAGTATGGACATATGAAGAAGAGATTCGGTTTATTTTATTTACTGATGCGAATAAGGTTTTGTCCTTACCTAATGGAATTATAGATGAAATAATACTCGGCTGTAGAATTCAAAAAGATTGTAGAAAAGAAATAATTGAATTAGCTAAAGAAAAAAATATTCAAATAACTCAAGCTTATCGGAAAGAAAATTCATTTGGTATAGGCTTTATTAAAGTAAACGTATAA
- a CDS encoding DUF1684 domain-containing protein, with protein MKKFVFVLIAFISVFFTSCDKENLEQKGSPEYVSEIQHWHNQRITRLKSETGWLNLAGLFWLKEGENKFGSAKDNDIIFPSGPEHIGSLFLADSVVTIKVLPGVNVLLNDSAITEMKLNDDFTNPTTFLQAGSLKWNIIKRVKGFGIRLRDLDSELAKNFTTIETFPINSDWKIEAKFEPYNPPKKILIPDVIGTTEEEDSPGAVVFIRDNQTYRMDALDAGGSRIWFIFADQTSGEETYGAGRFLYADKPDSNGIVILEFNKAYNPPCVFTKFATCPLPPKDNFLKLRITAGEKMWGEQH; from the coding sequence TTGAAAAAATTTGTTTTTGTTCTGATCGCTTTCATTTCTGTTTTCTTCACATCGTGTGATAAAGAAAACCTTGAACAAAAGGGAAGTCCCGAATACGTTTCTGAAATTCAGCATTGGCATAACCAGAGAATAACAAGACTAAAATCAGAAACAGGATGGCTTAACCTTGCCGGGTTATTCTGGCTGAAGGAAGGTGAAAACAAATTCGGTTCAGCGAAAGATAATGATATAATTTTTCCGTCAGGTCCTGAACATATCGGTTCATTATTCCTTGCGGATTCCGTCGTAACGATTAAAGTTTTACCGGGAGTCAATGTCCTCCTCAACGATTCAGCCATCACCGAAATGAAACTGAATGATGACTTCACTAATCCGACAACTTTTCTGCAAGCCGGTTCACTCAAATGGAACATTATAAAACGTGTGAAAGGTTTCGGTATTCGTTTGCGTGATCTGGATTCAGAACTCGCGAAGAACTTTACAACGATAGAAACTTTTCCGATAAACAGTGACTGGAAAATTGAAGCGAAGTTTGAACCATATAATCCGCCAAAGAAAATATTAATTCCCGATGTTATCGGAACAACTGAAGAAGAAGATTCTCCCGGTGCGGTTGTGTTCATACGCGATAATCAGACATACAGGATGGACGCACTTGACGCAGGCGGTTCAAGGATATGGTTTATTTTTGCCGATCAAACGAGCGGAGAGGAAACTTACGGTGCGGGAAGATTTCTTTATGCAGATAAACCTGATTCAAACGGAATAGTTATACTTGAGTTTAACAAAGCATATAATCCGCCATGTGTATTCACAAAATTTGCGACGTGCCCGCTTCCTCCCAAAGATAATTTTTTAAAGTTGCGGATTACCGCAGGCGAAAAAATGTGGGGTGAACAGCACTAA
- a CDS encoding SDR family oxidoreductase, protein MKVLFIGGTGKISSACSQLAVEKGIELYLLNRSQTTERPAPKEAIILNGNIYDADSAKSVIGSLAFDCVVDWIAYTPKDIENDLNLFSGRTSQFIFISSASAYQKPLQKLPITENTPLVNPYWEYSRNKIACEERLMRAFREENFPVTIVRPSHTYDKTMIPLKGAYTAIDRMRKGKRIIIHGDGSSLWVLTHHKDFAKGFTGLLGNQKAVGEVFQITSDELLNWNQICNIMAEAAGTQADIIHIPSDVIAAYDKQWGEELLGDKSTSVVFDNSKIKKFVPEFEATILFAQGAEDIMNWYNADPSRQIIDEGLNHLMDKIISKFESVYP, encoded by the coding sequence ATGAAAGTATTATTTATCGGTGGAACAGGAAAAATAAGTTCAGCATGCTCGCAGCTTGCCGTTGAAAAAGGAATTGAACTTTACCTTCTGAACCGGAGTCAGACAACAGAAAGACCCGCACCAAAAGAAGCAATAATATTAAACGGAAATATTTATGATGCTGATTCTGCAAAAAGCGTGATAGGCAGTTTAGCATTTGATTGTGTCGTTGACTGGATTGCTTACACCCCAAAAGATATTGAGAATGATTTGAATCTATTCAGCGGAAGAACTTCACAATTTATTTTTATCAGTTCAGCGTCAGCATATCAGAAGCCATTGCAGAAACTTCCTATCACTGAAAACACTCCATTGGTTAATCCTTACTGGGAGTACTCAAGAAATAAAATTGCGTGTGAAGAAAGATTGATGCGCGCTTTCAGGGAAGAGAATTTCCCTGTGACAATTGTGCGTCCGTCTCACACTTATGACAAAACGATGATACCGCTCAAAGGCGCATACACAGCTATCGACAGGATGAGAAAAGGAAAGAGAATTATTATTCACGGAGATGGTTCTTCACTTTGGGTATTAACTCATCATAAAGATTTTGCAAAAGGTTTTACTGGATTACTGGGAAATCAAAAAGCTGTCGGAGAAGTTTTTCAGATTACATCTGATGAACTGTTAAATTGGAACCAGATATGTAATATCATGGCTGAAGCAGCGGGAACACAAGCTGATATCATTCACATACCTTCAGATGTGATTGCGGCTTATGACAAACAGTGGGGCGAGGAATTGCTCGGAGATAAATCAACAAGTGTTGTGTTCGATAATTCCAAAATAAAAAAGTTCGTCCCGGAATTTGAAGCTACAATTCTGTTTGCACAGGGAGCCGAAGATATTATGAACTGGTATAATGCCGATCCATCTAGACAAATAATTGATGAAGGATTAAATCATCTTATGGATAAAATAATTTCAAAGTTTGAATCTGTTTATCCCTGA
- a CDS encoding T9SS type A sorting domain-containing protein → MKKLKSVLIVVILFVLSSQSKAQVDPDTAMKASIDRFSVGTGMLFVRDTTNNLPGPNAPIDFDQGPFITKGLGKNGELVSYYNFDVQPTQPAPIYVLFREGETSPVEGQLNIVGVIPGDAGYNDFWRVNFVTVPSNYVANTVTKVSEITAGSYPIDTKDIIVNCPIVPFGSTALLRYNEMEDPGLTRGWYETQVVYYFNFSEKALMVTGTGMVPVSPIYVTFNINPGEPGGGPPSGFKSDGTGRTHNVPATLPEDDSYSPLWVVNIYDNADFDMVHDLASAQMANILAAGAAIVNCPIVLNESATSVEETGEGIPENFELGQNFPNPFNPSTTIKFSLPSNEFVSLKIFNSIGQEVSELVNQTLPAGSYSINFDAENLSSGIYFYTLSSNNFKSTKKMLLLK, encoded by the coding sequence ATGAAAAAACTTAAATCTGTTTTGATAGTAGTAATTCTGTTTGTGTTATCATCACAATCAAAAGCACAGGTTGATCCTGATACTGCAATGAAAGCAAGCATTGACAGGTTCAGTGTTGGCACAGGTATGTTGTTCGTAAGGGATACAACAAATAATCTTCCCGGACCAAATGCGCCGATAGATTTTGATCAAGGTCCGTTTATAACAAAAGGTCTTGGTAAAAACGGTGAGTTAGTCTCTTACTATAATTTTGATGTACAGCCGACCCAGCCTGCACCGATCTATGTTTTGTTCAGAGAGGGTGAGACGAGTCCGGTTGAGGGACAATTGAATATTGTAGGCGTAATTCCAGGCGATGCGGGCTACAATGATTTCTGGAGAGTGAACTTTGTTACTGTTCCGTCAAACTATGTTGCGAACACGGTTACAAAAGTTTCAGAAATTACTGCAGGCAGTTATCCGATAGATACCAAAGATATTATAGTTAATTGCCCGATTGTTCCGTTTGGTTCAACTGCTCTATTAAGGTATAATGAAATGGAAGACCCCGGATTAACACGCGGCTGGTATGAAACGCAGGTTGTTTACTATTTTAATTTTTCTGAGAAAGCTTTGATGGTTACCGGGACAGGAATGGTTCCGGTATCACCTATATATGTTACATTCAATATTAATCCAGGTGAACCGGGAGGCGGACCACCTTCAGGATTTAAAAGTGATGGAACAGGAAGGACACATAATGTTCCCGCTACACTCCCTGAGGATGATTCATATTCACCGCTGTGGGTAGTTAATATTTATGACAACGCGGATTTTGATATGGTGCATGATCTTGCTTCTGCACAAATGGCAAATATACTTGCTGCTGGTGCGGCGATAGTAAACTGTCCGATTGTTTTAAATGAATCCGCAACTTCAGTTGAAGAAACAGGTGAAGGTATTCCTGAAAATTTTGAACTTGGACAGAACTTTCCGAATCCGTTCAACCCTTCAACTACAATAAAATTTTCTTTGCCATCAAATGAATTTGTATCATTGAAAATATTTAACAGCATTGGTCAGGAGGTAAGTGAATTGGTTAACCAAACACTTCCTGCAGGTAGTTATTCAATTAATTTTGATGCAGAAAATCTTTCCAGCGGAATTTATTTTTATACACTGTCATCTAACAATTTTAAGAGTACGAAAAAAATGCTTCTGCTTAAATGA
- a CDS encoding response regulator transcription factor, translated as MKKVLVVEDDRSIVDLLEIHLKDLNCEVESVFDGEEGLKQAVSGNFDLIVLDLMLPKMNGLDICKEIRRKDNYTPVLMLTAKSEEFDKVLGLEVGADDYLTKPFGIREFIARVKAILRRVEAVQKENGDALSILCGDLTIDVSKRKVSLYGDRIELTPKEFDLLHLMAAHPGKTYTREQLLNLLWGYQYNGYEHTVNSHINRLRSKIEPDIAEPKYILTTWGVGYRFNEELINN; from the coding sequence GTGAAAAAAGTACTTGTAGTTGAAGATGACAGATCAATTGTTGATCTGTTAGAAATACATCTTAAAGACCTTAACTGTGAAGTTGAATCTGTCTTTGACGGTGAAGAGGGATTGAAACAGGCTGTGTCGGGTAATTTCGATCTTATCGTTCTTGATCTTATGCTTCCTAAAATGAACGGTCTGGATATCTGCAAAGAGATAAGACGAAAAGATAATTACACCCCGGTGTTAATGCTGACCGCTAAATCGGAAGAGTTTGATAAAGTGCTTGGACTTGAAGTCGGCGCAGATGATTATCTTACAAAACCATTCGGTATTCGGGAATTTATCGCGCGTGTAAAAGCAATCTTAAGAAGAGTTGAAGCAGTTCAGAAAGAAAACGGGGACGCATTAAGTATTCTCTGCGGTGACCTTACAATCGATGTGAGTAAAAGAAAAGTATCTTTGTACGGCGATAGGATTGAGTTGACACCGAAAGAATTTGATCTCCTTCACCTTATGGCAGCGCACCCGGGAAAAACATATACACGTGAACAGCTTTTAAATTTGTTGTGGGGTTATCAGTATAATGGTTATGAACATACGGTTAACTCGCACATCAACAGGCTGCGGAGTAAAATAGAACCTGATATCGCTGAACCGAAATATATTCTGACAACTTGGGGTGTTGGCTACAGATTCAACGAAGAGCTTATCAACAACTGA
- a CDS encoding HAMP domain-containing protein, with amino-acid sequence MEKSKTKHIGFFSSLYIRIAAIILLVLILVSVAYLYIAVFTAEMYFQEANQRLNVEVAQHIADEHEFFIDGEVQKKSLEKVFHDIMVINPSIEVYLLNTEGNILAYYAPNKKVLAEKVHLEPIKKFVETKGSSFLMGVDPKDGSSEKTFSAAEVYEDGIHRGYIYVILGSEEYITATQFVLGSYILRLGVRSMTITLIAAALLSLFALALITKNFRNIISVIRRFKDGDLSARINVKGKSELREFANSFNEMADTIVKNLEEIKTMDNLRRELVANVSHDLRTPLASIQGYIETIMIKKDSLSEEEQQKYLRVIFNSTERLKILVAELFELSKLEARETKPQPEAFSLAELVQDIYQKNKMLAGKRNIKIKVESPSTLPLVYADIRMMEKVIQNLLDNSLKFTPENGNITIRLLNKNNFIRFELGDDGQGINEKELPFIFERYQRKKRYGQKENEGSGLGLAIVKRILEVHQIEINVKSIEGKETIFSFEIPVYILPSIFKPMPAETA; translated from the coding sequence ATGGAAAAAAGCAAAACAAAACATATCGGATTTTTCTCAAGCCTTTATATTCGTATTGCCGCGATCATACTATTAGTGCTGATACTTGTTTCCGTCGCTTACCTTTATATTGCTGTGTTCACCGCTGAAATGTACTTCCAGGAAGCAAACCAGCGATTGAATGTTGAAGTCGCCCAGCATATTGCTGATGAGCATGAATTTTTTATCGATGGTGAAGTGCAGAAAAAATCTCTTGAAAAAGTATTTCACGATATAATGGTCATCAATCCGAGTATTGAAGTTTATCTTCTCAATACTGAAGGAAATATACTTGCATATTACGCACCAAATAAAAAAGTACTAGCTGAAAAAGTTCACCTCGAACCGATTAAAAAATTTGTTGAAACAAAAGGCTCATCATTCCTTATGGGTGTTGATCCCAAGGATGGTTCTAGTGAAAAAACTTTCTCAGCCGCAGAAGTGTATGAAGACGGTATTCACAGGGGATATATTTACGTAATACTCGGCAGTGAAGAATACATCACAGCGACTCAATTCGTGCTTGGGAGTTATATACTGCGTCTCGGTGTTCGTTCAATGACGATTACATTAATTGCTGCGGCGCTGCTTAGTCTTTTTGCTCTTGCACTAATAACAAAAAATTTCAGAAATATTATTTCAGTGATAAGACGATTTAAAGACGGCGATCTTTCAGCAAGAATAAATGTTAAAGGAAAAAGTGAATTGAGAGAATTCGCAAATTCATTTAATGAAATGGCTGATACAATTGTAAAGAATCTTGAGGAAATAAAAACGATGGATAACCTGCGGAGAGAACTTGTCGCCAATGTTTCTCATGATCTAAGAACGCCGCTTGCTTCAATACAGGGATACATCGAAACTATAATGATCAAAAAAGATTCTTTGTCAGAAGAAGAACAACAGAAATATCTGCGGGTAATTTTCAACAGTACTGAGCGTCTTAAAATCCTTGTCGCTGAATTATTTGAGTTATCAAAACTTGAAGCGAGAGAAACAAAACCACAGCCGGAAGCTTTTTCACTCGCTGAGCTTGTCCAGGATATTTATCAGAAGAATAAAATGCTTGCGGGGAAAAGAAACATCAAAATAAAAGTTGAATCACCATCAACGCTGCCGCTTGTTTACGCTGACATAAGAATGATGGAAAAAGTTATTCAAAACCTGCTCGATAATTCACTTAAGTTCACACCTGAAAACGGGAACATCACAATCAGATTGTTAAATAAAAATAATTTTATCCGCTTTGAACTCGGTGATGATGGACAGGGAATAAATGAAAAGGAACTTCCTTTTATATTTGAAAGATACCAGAGGAAAAAAAGATACGGGCAAAAAGAAAATGAAGGATCGGGTCTGGGACTCGCAATCGTAAAAAGAATACTTGAAGTTCATCAAATAGAAATCAATGTGAAAAGCATTGAAGGAAAAGAAACAATTTTTTCATTTGAAATTCCGGTCTATATACTCCCTTCAATATTTAAACCAATGCCTGCAGAAACTGCTTAA
- a CDS encoding ThuA domain-containing protein: MINARTLFVASLFFVAVSSTLFSQTKILVVTGGKEFERDSFYKIFESFSDIVYDTATKPAVFNDFNSDKINYYDAVVFYDAYQPINEDEKKSFLSLTEKGIGLVFLHHALVSHQDWDEYEKILGGRYHHKAYSDEGKKYGQSTYKHDQEFFINIVDKENPVTKDMTGFHITDEAYLNYNVHDYVSPLLTSDNCENGKYLGWTNSYKNSKIVYLQLGHDHQAYENTDYRMLIRNAIDWVKE; encoded by the coding sequence ATGATAAATGCCAGAACTCTCTTTGTAGCATCATTGTTTTTCGTTGCTGTCAGTTCAACACTATTTTCGCAAACTAAAATATTAGTGGTTACCGGCGGAAAAGAATTTGAACGGGATTCATTTTATAAAATCTTTGAAAGCTTTAGTGATATCGTTTATGATACAGCCACAAAGCCTGCAGTCTTTAACGATTTCAACTCAGATAAGATAAATTATTATGATGCTGTTGTATTTTATGATGCTTACCAGCCGATAAATGAAGACGAAAAAAAATCGTTCTTAAGTCTGACCGAAAAAGGAATCGGATTGGTATTTCTACATCATGCACTTGTATCACACCAGGACTGGGATGAGTATGAAAAAATTCTCGGCGGCAGATATCATCATAAAGCATATTCAGATGAAGGAAAGAAATACGGGCAATCTACTTATAAACACGATCAGGAATTTTTTATAAATATTGTCGACAAAGAGAATCCTGTTACAAAAGATATGACCGGATTTCATATAACTGATGAAGCGTACCTGAATTACAATGTCCATGATTATGTTTCACCTCTGCTTACCAGTGATAATTGTGAAAACGGCAAATACCTTGGATGGACAAACTCTTACAAAAATTCTAAAATAGTCTACCTGCAATTAGGTCACGATCACCAGGCTTATGAAAACACTGATTATAGGATGTTGATAAGAAACGCTATCGACTGGGTTAAGGAATAG
- a CDS encoding T9SS type A sorting domain-containing protein, producing the protein MQYISLVNFTVVPVELTSFTSTVSGNKVVLNWVTSTEKNNSGFDIERSADNISFTKVGFIPGYGTTTETKSYSFTDQQISAGKYYYRLKQIDYDGTFEYSNTIKAEIGLPLEFALEQNYPNPFNPTTTIRYTVADAYYASGVPVRLVVFDVLGNEVVTLVNENQPAGHYEIQFNAEGLSSGIYYYKLISGSFSETKKLILLK; encoded by the coding sequence ATGCAGTATATTTCTCTTGTAAACTTCACAGTTGTTCCTGTTGAATTAACTTCATTCACATCAACAGTTTCAGGAAATAAAGTTGTACTCAACTGGGTAACATCAACTGAAAAAAATAATTCAGGTTTTGATATCGAAAGAAGCGCTGACAACATAAGCTTTACAAAAGTAGGATTTATCCCTGGTTATGGAACAACAACCGAAACAAAATCTTATAGTTTTACTGATCAACAAATTTCAGCAGGAAAATATTATTACCGTCTGAAACAAATTGATTATGATGGAACATTTGAATATTCAAATACAATTAAAGCGGAAATTGGTCTGCCGCTAGAGTTTGCACTTGAACAGAATTATCCAAACCCATTTAATCCCACAACAACAATCCGTTACACTGTAGCGGACGCATATTATGCGTCCGGAGTGCCGGTACGTTTAGTAGTATTTGATGTACTTGGTAATGAGGTAGTTACACTTGTGAATGAAAACCAGCCCGCAGGACATTATGAAATCCAGTTCAATGCTGAAGGATTATCCAGCGGAATTTATTACTACAAACTTATTTCCGGTAGTTTTAGCGAAACCAAGAAACTGATATTACTCAAATAA